In a genomic window of Rhodovulum sp. P5:
- a CDS encoding form I ribulose bisphosphate carboxylase large subunit, with protein sequence MSAKKYDAGVKEYRSTYWEPEYSIKESDVLAVFKVIPQPGVSREEAAAAVAAESSTGTWTTVWTDLLTDLDYYKGRAYAIEDVPGSDDAFYAFIAYPMDLFEEGSVVNVFTSIVGNVFGFKAVRSLRLEDVRFPLWFVTSCFGPPHGINVERDKMDKYGRPLLGCTIKPKLGLSAKNYGRAVYEVLRGGLDFSKDDENVNSQPFMRWRDRFLFCQEAIEKSEAETGERKGHYMNVTAPTMEEVYKRAEFAKEIGTPIIMSDYLTLGWAAHNSLSKWCRDNGLLLHVHRAMHAVMDRNPNHGINFRVLAKLLRLLGGDHLHSGTVVGKLEGDRAATLGWIDLLRDRYVKEDRDRGIFFDQDWGAMPGVFPVASGGIHVWHMPALVSIFGNDSVLQFGGGTLGHPWGNAAGAAANRVALEACVQARNEGRELEKEGKEILTAAAQHSPELKIAMETWKEIKFEFDTVDKLDTQHR encoded by the coding sequence ATGTCTGCCAAGAAATATGATGCCGGTGTGAAGGAATACCGGTCCACCTACTGGGAACCCGAATACTCCATCAAGGAGAGCGACGTTCTAGCCGTGTTCAAGGTGATCCCGCAGCCGGGCGTGTCGCGCGAAGAAGCCGCTGCCGCCGTGGCCGCCGAAAGCTCCACCGGGACGTGGACGACGGTGTGGACCGACCTTCTGACCGATCTGGACTACTACAAGGGCCGGGCCTACGCGATCGAGGACGTGCCGGGGTCTGACGATGCCTTCTACGCCTTCATCGCCTACCCGATGGACCTGTTCGAGGAAGGCTCGGTCGTCAACGTCTTCACCTCGATCGTTGGCAACGTGTTCGGCTTCAAGGCCGTCCGCTCGCTGCGTCTGGAAGATGTCCGCTTCCCGCTGTGGTTCGTGACCTCGTGCTTTGGCCCGCCGCACGGCATCAATGTCGAACGCGACAAGATGGACAAGTACGGCCGTCCGCTTTTGGGCTGCACCATCAAGCCGAAGCTGGGCCTGTCGGCAAAGAACTACGGCCGGGCAGTGTACGAGGTGCTGCGCGGCGGTCTCGACTTCTCGAAAGACGACGAGAACGTCAACTCGCAGCCCTTCATGCGCTGGCGCGACCGCTTCCTGTTCTGCCAGGAGGCCATCGAGAAATCCGAGGCCGAAACTGGCGAGCGCAAGGGTCACTACATGAACGTGACCGCGCCCACCATGGAAGAGGTCTACAAGCGCGCCGAATTCGCGAAAGAGATCGGCACCCCGATCATCATGTCGGACTACCTGACGCTGGGCTGGGCGGCGCATAACTCGCTGTCGAAATGGTGCCGCGACAATGGCCTGCTGCTGCACGTTCACCGCGCCATGCACGCCGTGATGGACCGCAACCCCAACCACGGCATCAACTTCCGCGTTCTGGCGAAACTGCTGCGCCTGCTGGGCGGCGACCACCTGCATTCGGGCACGGTTGTCGGCAAGCTGGAAGGCGACCGCGCCGCGACGCTGGGCTGGATCGACCTGCTGCGCGACCGCTATGTCAAGGAAGACCGCGACCGCGGGATCTTCTTCGACCAGGACTGGGGCGCGATGCCGGGCGTCTTCCCGGTGGCCTCGGGCGGCATCCATGTCTGGCACATGCCGGCGCTGGTCTCGATCTTCGGCAACGACTCGGTGCTGCAATTCGGCGGCGGTACGCTGGGCCACCCGTGGGGCAACGCGGCGGGCGCCGCTGCCAACCGTGTGGCGCTGGAGGCCTGCGTGCAGGCCCGCAACGAGGGCCGCGAACTGGAAAAGGAAGGCAAGGAAATCCTCACCGCTGCCGCCCAGCACTCCCCCGAACTCAAGATCGCCATGGAGACCTGGAAAGAGATCAAGTTCGAGTTCGACACCGTGGACAAGCTGGACACCCAGCACCGCTAA
- a CDS encoding ribulose bisphosphate carboxylase small subunit has translation MSVQDYKSRLSDPASRKMETFSYLPEMTDEQIRKQVEWIVKHGWNPAIEHTEPQFARSNYWYMWKLPMFGETDVDAILAELKACHEANPDNHVRLIGYNNYTQSQGANMVVYRGTPV, from the coding sequence ATGAGCGTTCAGGACTACAAGTCGCGGCTTTCGGATCCGGCCAGCCGCAAGATGGAGACCTTCTCCTACCTGCCCGAAATGACGGACGAGCAGATCCGCAAGCAGGTGGAGTGGATCGTCAAGCATGGCTGGAACCCGGCCATCGAACACACCGAACCGCAATTCGCCCGGTCCAACTACTGGTACATGTGGAAGCTGCCGATGTTCGGGGAAACCGATGTCGACGCGATCCTGGCCGAGCTGAAGGCCTGCCACGAGGCGAACCCCGACAACCATGTCCGCCTGATCGGGTACAACAACTACACCCAGAGCCAGGGCGCCAACATGGTCGTCTATCGCGGCACGCCCGTGTGA
- a CDS encoding CbbQ/NirQ/NorQ/GpvN family protein, protein MKDMIEQYRVTDEPYYRSVSDEVDLFEAAYAAKMPVMLKGPTGCGKTRFVEHMAWKLGKPLVTVACNEDMTASDIVGRFLLDADGTRWQDGPLTFAARNGAICYLDEIVEARQDTTVVIHPLTDNRRVLPLEKKGELLRAHEDFHLVISYNPGYQSLMKDLKQSTKQRFGALDFNYPEHGVEVEIVSHESGIDAKDADKLVSIAERARNLKGHGLDEGISTRMLIHAGSLMAGGIEPVAACHMALVRPITDDPDMRDALDAAVATYF, encoded by the coding sequence ATGAAAGACATGATCGAGCAATACCGTGTGACGGACGAACCCTATTACCGGTCGGTGTCCGACGAGGTTGACCTGTTCGAAGCCGCCTATGCCGCGAAGATGCCGGTGATGCTGAAGGGCCCCACCGGATGCGGCAAGACCCGTTTCGTCGAACACATGGCGTGGAAGCTGGGCAAGCCGCTGGTCACCGTGGCCTGTAACGAGGACATGACCGCCAGCGATATCGTGGGCCGGTTCCTTCTGGATGCGGACGGCACGCGCTGGCAGGACGGGCCGCTGACCTTTGCCGCGCGCAATGGCGCGATCTGTTACCTGGATGAAATTGTCGAGGCCCGGCAGGACACGACCGTCGTGATCCACCCGCTGACCGACAATCGCCGCGTTCTGCCCCTTGAGAAGAAGGGCGAATTGCTCCGCGCGCACGAGGATTTTCACCTCGTGATCTCGTACAACCCCGGCTACCAGAGCCTGATGAAGGACCTGAAACAGTCCACCAAGCAACGCTTTGGCGCACTGGATTTCAACTATCCCGAACATGGGGTCGAGGTCGAAATCGTATCGCACGAATCCGGTATCGATGCGAAGGATGCCGACAAGCTGGTCTCGATCGCCGAACGCGCCCGGAACCTGAAGGGCCACGGGCTGGACGAAGGGATTTCCACGCGGATGCTGATCCATGCAGGATCACTGATGGCGGGCGGGATCGAACCCGTCGCTGCCTGCCACATGGCCCTTGTCCGCCCGATCACCGACGACCCGGATATGCGCGACGCGCTTGACGCTGCCGTCGCCACCTATTTCTGA
- a CDS encoding nitric oxide reductase activation protein NorD — protein MALALEDHAELTDELDEAQRAILEQCWPDAIRVLSPRGIDNWLKGAVALAHMGRGDHIVRTWIEVVPTLARDLGEDIIPDLAQACLGFASRTSGAVIERVIATAPVASRRLSDPDLFRAYIQLLNQMLAQAPRGLRPMLEHLEELLDVLTLGGLRRWANWGAQAHRTNYEELTRYFSLESAESKAILQNERKGTLFVDIHRRIGMYLRALWGRDFLMRPTAGDFESREGARPFIAEFFLHLPDAYDDWNGLPGLDLYRAAAAHAAAHVAETTAAIPGDELNALQQSCVGLIEDARVEALAIAQFPRLRDLWRKFHAPASDGGMGAQFDRIALGLLDPEAEIDDPIVDWARTEFAKADLSDAAMSRDLGLQLAHQLRAKPFSAYRDGQGAPYRDDNRYIWEFEEIDWEKGFAPEPQVRKYVSVSEMVNEVEVETAGDDAQEIWVSEHELFDDDGLSFNEKEGKEPTSPPVPYDEFDYKIQMHRPAWATVMEKRPKLGDPTEIDAILTENRKLTQRMRHLLDAMQPQGVQRIRKLEDGDEIDINAALQAMVDIRMGYQPDPRIMMRSVRKVRDIAVMTLLDLSESTNDQVAGRDETVLDLTKAATVLLAEAIHKVGDSFALHGFCSDGRHNVFYQRYKDFDQRWDEMPKARLAAMQGQLSTRMGAAIRHAGAHLAKVTANKKLMLVLTDGAPSDIDERDPQYLRQDARAAVVEVQKQGVIPFCLTLDPRADQYVAQIFGQRNYLILDHVERLPERLPQLYAGLTR, from the coding sequence ATGGCCCTCGCCCTTGAAGACCACGCCGAGTTGACCGACGAGTTGGACGAGGCGCAGCGTGCCATTCTGGAACAATGCTGGCCCGATGCGATCCGGGTGCTCAGCCCCCGCGGCATCGACAACTGGCTGAAGGGCGCCGTCGCGCTGGCGCATATGGGCCGGGGCGACCACATCGTGCGGACATGGATCGAGGTGGTGCCGACACTTGCCCGCGATCTGGGCGAAGACATCATTCCCGATCTGGCGCAGGCCTGTCTTGGCTTTGCCTCCCGCACCTCGGGCGCCGTTATCGAACGCGTGATCGCGACCGCGCCGGTCGCCTCGCGCCGCCTGTCCGACCCCGACCTTTTCCGCGCCTATATCCAGCTTTTGAACCAGATGCTGGCCCAAGCGCCGCGGGGCCTGCGCCCCATGCTGGAACATCTGGAAGAGTTGCTGGACGTTCTGACGCTTGGCGGGCTGCGCCGCTGGGCCAACTGGGGCGCGCAGGCCCATCGCACGAATTACGAGGAACTGACCCGCTATTTCAGTCTTGAGAGCGCGGAGTCGAAGGCAATCCTGCAGAATGAGCGCAAGGGCACGCTGTTCGTCGATATCCACCGGCGGATCGGTATGTATCTGCGCGCGCTCTGGGGCCGGGATTTCCTGATGCGCCCCACGGCGGGCGATTTCGAAAGTCGGGAGGGCGCCCGCCCCTTCATCGCCGAATTCTTCCTGCACCTGCCCGATGCCTATGACGACTGGAACGGCCTGCCGGGGCTCGATCTCTACCGCGCCGCCGCCGCCCATGCCGCGGCCCATGTGGCCGAAACCACCGCGGCCATTCCGGGTGACGAGTTGAACGCCCTGCAACAGTCCTGCGTCGGCCTGATCGAGGATGCGCGGGTCGAGGCGCTGGCTATTGCCCAGTTCCCCCGCCTGCGCGATCTGTGGCGGAAGTTCCACGCCCCCGCCAGCGATGGCGGCATGGGCGCGCAATTCGACCGCATCGCCCTTGGGTTGCTGGACCCGGAGGCCGAGATCGACGACCCCATCGTCGATTGGGCACGCACCGAATTCGCCAAGGCCGATCTGTCTGATGCCGCCATGTCGCGCGACCTAGGTCTGCAACTGGCCCATCAGTTACGGGCCAAGCCATTCTCGGCCTATCGCGACGGGCAAGGCGCGCCCTATCGCGACGACAACCGCTATATCTGGGAGTTCGAGGAGATCGACTGGGAGAAGGGCTTCGCCCCCGAACCGCAGGTCCGCAAATACGTCTCCGTCTCGGAAATGGTGAACGAGGTCGAGGTCGAGACGGCCGGGGACGACGCGCAGGAAATCTGGGTGTCAGAGCACGAGTTGTTCGACGATGACGGCCTGTCCTTCAACGAGAAAGAGGGCAAGGAACCGACCTCGCCCCCTGTTCCCTATGACGAGTTCGACTACAAGATCCAGATGCACCGCCCGGCCTGGGCCACGGTGATGGAAAAGCGCCCGAAGCTGGGCGACCCGACCGAGATCGACGCGATCCTGACCGAGAACCGCAAACTGACCCAGCGGATGCGCCACCTGCTGGACGCGATGCAGCCGCAGGGCGTCCAGCGCATCCGAAAGCTGGAAGATGGCGACGAGATCGACATCAACGCCGCGCTACAGGCGATGGTGGATATCCGCATGGGCTATCAGCCCGACCCGCGGATCATGATGCGATCCGTGCGCAAGGTGCGCGATATCGCGGTGATGACCCTTCTCGACCTGTCGGAGTCGACCAATGATCAGGTCGCGGGGCGCGATGAAACCGTGCTGGACCTGACCAAGGCCGCCACGGTTCTGCTGGCCGAGGCGATCCACAAGGTCGGCGACAGCTTTGCGCTGCACGGCTTCTGTTCCGACGGGCGGCACAACGTGTTCTATCAGCGCTACAAGGATTTCGACCAGCGCTGGGACGAAATGCCGAAAGCGCGCCTTGCGGCCATGCAGGGGCAGTTGTCCACCCGGATGGGCGCGGCGATCCGTCATGCGGGCGCGCATCTGGCCAAGGTGACCGCCAACAAGAAGCTGATGCTGGTCCTGACCGACGGGGCACCATCCGATATTGACGAGCGCGACCCGCAATACCTGCGCCAGGACGCCCGCGCGGCCGTGGTGGAGGTTCAGAAACAGGGCGTGATCCCGTTCTGCCTGACGCTCGACCCGCGGGCCGACCAGTATGTGGCGCAGATCTTCGGGCAGCGGAACTACCTGATCCTCGACCATGTGGAACGTCTGCCAGAACGCCTGCCGCAGCTTTACGCGGGCCTGACGCGGTAG
- the bhcD gene encoding iminosuccinate reductase BhcD produces the protein MFIVPEKEIAGLISAEESFDAVEAVFAAMAAGDAYNFPVVREAIGHEDALYGFKGGFDRSGLVLGVKAGGYWPNNLERRGIINHQSTVFLFDPDTGRVEAMVGGNLLTALRTAAASSVSIKHLARPDAKVLGMVGAGHQSHFQLRAAVRQRDFEKVVAWNYHPEMLPKLGETAAELGLPFETVSLEQLGAQADVIITITSAFSPSLMDAHVKPGTHIACMGTDTKGKQEVEAALVARATVFTDEIAQSISIGEAQHAVGAGLKAEGDITQIGEVINGTHPGRSSDEDVTLFDGTGVGLQDLAVAARAVDLAREKGIAVEVEV, from the coding sequence ATGTTCATCGTTCCCGAGAAGGAGATTGCCGGGCTGATCTCGGCAGAAGAAAGTTTCGACGCGGTCGAGGCGGTGTTCGCAGCGATGGCGGCGGGTGATGCCTACAACTTCCCCGTTGTGCGCGAGGCGATCGGGCACGAAGACGCGCTTTACGGCTTCAAGGGCGGGTTCGACCGGTCGGGGCTGGTCTTGGGCGTCAAGGCCGGGGGTTACTGGCCGAACAACCTTGAACGCCGGGGCATCATCAACCACCAGTCGACGGTGTTCCTGTTCGACCCCGATACCGGCCGGGTGGAGGCCATGGTGGGCGGCAACCTTCTGACCGCGCTGCGGACGGCGGCGGCCTCGTCCGTGTCGATCAAGCATCTGGCGCGCCCCGATGCCAAGGTGCTGGGCATGGTGGGTGCCGGGCACCAGTCGCATTTCCAGTTGCGCGCGGCCGTGCGCCAACGCGATTTCGAAAAGGTCGTGGCCTGGAACTATCACCCAGAGATGCTGCCAAAGCTGGGGGAAACGGCGGCAGAACTTGGTTTGCCGTTCGAGACCGTCTCGCTGGAACAGTTGGGCGCGCAGGCGGATGTGATCATCACCATCACCTCGGCCTTCTCGCCCTCGTTGATGGACGCGCATGTGAAACCCGGCACCCATATCGCCTGCATGGGCACCGACACCAAAGGCAAGCAGGAGGTCGAGGCCGCACTGGTGGCCCGCGCGACCGTTTTCACCGACGAGATCGCGCAGTCGATCAGCATCGGTGAGGCGCAGCACGCGGTTGGCGCGGGGCTGAAAGCCGAAGGCGACATCACCCAGATCGGGGAGGTCATCAACGGAACCCATCCGGGGCGGTCGTCGGACGAGGACGTGACCCTGTTCGACGGGACCGGCGTCGGCCTTCAGGATCTTGCCGTTGCGGCCAGGGCCGTCGATCTGGCGCGCGAAAAGGGCATTGCCGTCGAGGTCGAGGTATAA
- the bhcC gene encoding 3-hydroxy-D-aspartate aldolase BhcC — protein sequence MKDVTDFDGFEVGYDIPAVPGMDEADIQTPCLVLDLDALERNIKKMGDWCKEHGMRHRVHGKMHKSVDVAKLQESLGGACGVCCQKVSEAEVFARGGIKDVLVSNQVRDPAKIDRLARLPKLGARALCCVDDIANVSDLSAAAEKHGTEIECLVEIDCGAGRCGVTTTEDVVKIAKAIDAAPGLKFAGIQAYQGAMQHMDKYEDRKAKIDIAVAMVKDAVEGLKAEGLECDIVGGGGTGSYYFEGTSGVYNELQCGSYAFMDADYGRILDKDGNRIDHGEWENALFLLTSVMSHAKADKAICDAGLKAQSVDSGLPFIFGRDDVKYIKCSDEHGVIEDPDGHLKVGEKLKLVPGHCDPTCNVHDWYVGVRNGKVESVWPVSARGKAY from the coding sequence ATGAAGGACGTGACCGATTTCGACGGGTTCGAGGTGGGCTATGACATCCCCGCCGTGCCCGGCATGGACGAGGCCGACATTCAGACCCCGTGCCTTGTGCTGGACCTCGACGCGCTGGAGCGCAACATCAAGAAGATGGGCGACTGGTGCAAGGAACACGGCATGCGCCACCGGGTGCATGGCAAGATGCACAAGTCGGTGGACGTGGCGAAACTGCAGGAAAGCCTTGGCGGGGCCTGCGGTGTCTGCTGCCAGAAGGTCAGCGAGGCCGAGGTGTTCGCTCGCGGCGGCATCAAGGACGTGCTGGTCTCCAACCAGGTGCGCGACCCGGCCAAGATCGACCGGCTGGCCCGCCTGCCGAAGCTGGGGGCACGCGCGCTGTGTTGTGTCGATGACATCGCCAATGTGTCGGACCTTTCGGCGGCGGCTGAGAAACACGGGACCGAGATCGAATGCCTGGTCGAGATCGACTGCGGCGCGGGACGCTGCGGCGTGACCACGACCGAGGACGTGGTGAAGATCGCCAAGGCCATCGACGCCGCGCCGGGGCTGAAATTCGCCGGCATCCAGGCCTATCAGGGCGCGATGCAGCACATGGACAAGTACGAGGACCGCAAGGCCAAGATCGACATCGCGGTCGCGATGGTGAAAGACGCGGTCGAGGGGCTGAAGGCCGAGGGTCTGGAATGCGACATCGTCGGTGGTGGCGGCACGGGCAGCTATTACTTCGAGGGTACCTCGGGCGTTTATAACGAGCTTCAGTGTGGCTCCTACGCGTTCATGGATGCCGATTACGGCCGTATCCTCGACAAGGACGGCAACCGGATCGACCATGGCGAGTGGGAAAACGCGCTGTTCCTGCTGACCAGCGTGATGAGCCACGCCAAGGCCGACAAGGCGATCTGCGATGCCGGGCTGAAGGCGCAGTCGGTCGATAGCGGTCTGCCCTTCATCTTTGGCCGCGATGACGTGAAATACATCAAATGCTCGGACGAGCACGGGGTGATCGAAGACCCCGACGGTCATCTGAAGGTTGGCGAAAAGCTGAAACTGGTGCCCGGCCATTGCGACCCGACCTGCAACGTGCACGACTGGTATGTCGGTGTGCGGAACGGCAAGGTCGAATCCGTCTGGCCCGTTTCGGCCCGCGGCAAGGCGTATTGA
- the bhcB gene encoding beta-hydroxyaspartate dehydratase BhcB, which produces MRDEVAMFIPTYDDVVAAHQRAAPYIHRTPVLTSTFLNDLTGAELFFKCENFQKAGAFKVRGACNAVFGLDDETAKKGVATHSSGNHALSLSYAAGRRGIPCHVVMPRTAPQAKKDAVRGYGGIITECEPSTSSRESVFAEVQAETGAEFVHPYNDPRVIAGQGTCSRELNEQVPGLDAVIAPIGGGGMVSGTCLTLSNIAPETKIYAAEPEQADDAYRSFKAGHIIADDAPETVADGLKVPLKDLTWHFVSNHVTDILTASEDEIVDAMKLIWKRMKIVMEPSSAVPLATILKNKEIFAGKRVGVVITGGNVDLDNLPWIKG; this is translated from the coding sequence ATGAGAGACGAAGTGGCAATGTTTATTCCGACCTATGACGATGTCGTGGCAGCGCACCAGCGGGCGGCACCTTATATTCACCGCACGCCGGTCCTGACCTCGACCTTCCTGAACGACCTGACCGGGGCAGAGTTGTTCTTCAAATGCGAGAACTTCCAGAAGGCCGGGGCATTCAAGGTACGTGGCGCGTGCAACGCGGTCTTCGGTCTGGATGACGAGACCGCGAAGAAGGGCGTGGCGACCCATTCGTCCGGCAACCATGCGCTGTCGTTGTCCTACGCGGCGGGACGCCGGGGCATTCCCTGTCATGTGGTGATGCCGCGCACCGCGCCACAGGCCAAGAAGGATGCCGTGCGCGGCTATGGCGGGATCATCACGGAATGTGAGCCCTCGACCAGTTCGCGAGAGTCGGTGTTCGCCGAGGTGCAGGCCGAAACCGGCGCAGAGTTCGTCCATCCCTATAACGACCCGCGGGTGATCGCGGGGCAGGGAACCTGTTCGCGTGAGTTGAACGAGCAGGTGCCGGGGTTGGACGCGGTGATCGCGCCCATCGGCGGCGGCGGCATGGTCTCTGGAACCTGTCTGACCCTCTCCAACATCGCGCCGGAGACGAAGATCTATGCCGCCGAACCCGAACAGGCGGACGATGCCTATCGCAGTTTCAAGGCGGGGCACATCATCGCCGATGATGCGCCCGAAACGGTGGCCGACGGCCTGAAGGTGCCGCTGAAGGACCTGACCTGGCATTTCGTGTCCAACCACGTGACCGACATCCTGACGGCGAGCGAGGACGAAATCGTCGACGCGATGAAGCTGATCTGGAAGCGGATGAAGATCGTGATGGAACCGAGCAGCGCGGTGCCGCTGGCCACCATCCTGAAAAACAAGGAGATCTTTGCGGGCAAGCGGGTCGGTGTCGTGATCACCGGCGGCAATGTCGATCTCGACAACCTGCCATGGATCAAGGGGTAA
- the bhcA gene encoding L-aspartate--glyoxylate aminotransferase BhcA, translating to MSDQNPVFIPGPTNIPEAIRKACDIPTMDHRSAAFPPIFEAAKSGVKQVIGMTEGEVVIFPASGTGGWEASVTNTLSPGDKVLAARHGMFSQKWIDLCQRHGLDVQVIEAPWGSGVPVEVFAQTLAADTGHAIKAVLVTHNETATGVTSDVGAVRAAMNAAKHPALLMVDGVSSIGSLDFRMDEWGVDLAVAGSQKGFMLPAGLAIVGISPKALAAMETGGLPRCFFDFRDMLTGIYPYTPAVGLLNGLAKSVDMLLDEGMDNVRARHHRIAEGVRQAVAAWGLSPCAVSPALYSDTVTAIMLPEGIDGNALCQHAADAYGVAYGAGLGAVAGKVFRIGHLGMMTDVMALAGIATAEMAMADMGVDVTLGSGVAAAQDYYRKNKPAHVRAAA from the coding sequence ATGTCCGACCAGAATCCCGTGTTCATCCCGGGCCCGACCAACATTCCCGAGGCGATCCGAAAAGCCTGCGACATCCCCACGATGGACCACCGGTCCGCGGCCTTCCCGCCGATTTTCGAGGCCGCCAAGTCGGGCGTGAAACAGGTGATCGGCATGACCGAGGGGGAGGTGGTGATCTTTCCGGCCTCCGGAACCGGCGGTTGGGAAGCCTCTGTCACCAACACGCTCAGCCCCGGCGACAAGGTGCTTGCGGCGCGTCATGGCATGTTTTCGCAGAAATGGATCGACCTGTGCCAGCGCCATGGACTGGACGTGCAGGTGATAGAAGCCCCTTGGGGATCAGGTGTGCCGGTGGAGGTGTTCGCGCAGACGCTGGCCGCGGATACGGGCCACGCGATCAAGGCGGTTCTGGTCACCCATAACGAAACCGCCACGGGTGTGACCTCGGATGTGGGGGCAGTTCGCGCCGCGATGAACGCGGCGAAGCACCCGGCGCTTCTGATGGTGGACGGGGTCAGTTCCATCGGCTCGCTCGATTTCCGGATGGACGAGTGGGGCGTCGACCTGGCCGTTGCAGGCTCGCAGAAGGGGTTCATGCTGCCGGCCGGCTTGGCGATCGTCGGGATCAGCCCCAAGGCGCTGGCGGCGATGGAGACCGGGGGCCTGCCGCGCTGCTTCTTCGATTTCCGCGACATGCTGACGGGCATCTATCCCTATACGCCCGCGGTCGGTCTGTTGAACGGATTGGCGAAATCGGTCGACATGCTGCTGGACGAGGGCATGGACAACGTGCGCGCACGCCATCACCGCATCGCCGAGGGCGTGCGCCAGGCGGTGGCCGCATGGGGGCTCTCCCCTTGCGCGGTCTCGCCCGCGCTCTACTCTGATACGGTGACGGCGATCATGTTGCCCGAGGGCATCGACGGAAACGCCCTTTGCCAGCATGCCGCCGATGCCTATGGCGTCGCCTACGGCGCGGGGCTTGGCGCGGTTGCGGGCAAGGTGTTCCGCATCGGCCATCTGGGAATGATGACCGACGTAATGGCGCTTGCCGGGATCGCCACGGCGGAAATGGCGATGGCCGATATGGGCGTCGATGTGACGCTCGGCAGCGGGGTTGCCGCGGCGCAGGATTATTATCGCAAGAACAAGCCCGCCCATGTCCGGGCGGCGGCCTGA
- the bhcR gene encoding HTH-type transcriptional regulator BhcR: protein MPPARPRGRPRAFHDKTDQNTVRSLDRAMGLLAALSETTGLTLTELAERTDQSTATVYRVLVTLQGHGIVEFEDGTQRWQVGPGAFRIGSGFLRRTNVTERSREAMQDLMRATGETANLGIENRDEVLFLTQVETHEAIRAFFPPGTRSPMHVSGIGKALLAHYPEPRISAIVADKGLPGFTDCSITSEGDLREDLARTRDRGFAIDDQERADGMRCIAAPIFNAHGEPIAGLSVSGPAFRVSLQQADGIGAKVRHAADRVTTAIGGATPI, encoded by the coding sequence ATGCCCCCAGCCCGACCCCGCGGACGCCCGCGCGCCTTCCACGACAAGACCGACCAGAACACCGTCCGCTCACTCGACCGGGCGATGGGCCTTCTGGCGGCGCTGAGCGAAACCACCGGCCTGACCCTGACCGAACTGGCAGAGCGGACCGACCAAAGCACGGCGACGGTCTACCGGGTTCTGGTGACGCTGCAGGGCCACGGGATTGTCGAGTTCGAGGACGGCACGCAGCGCTGGCAGGTCGGGCCCGGCGCGTTCCGGATCGGCTCCGGCTTCCTGCGCCGCACGAATGTGACCGAACGTTCGCGCGAAGCGATGCAGGACTTGATGCGCGCCACCGGAGAGACCGCCAATCTGGGGATCGAGAACCGTGACGAGGTTCTGTTCCTGACGCAGGTCGAAACGCATGAGGCGATCCGCGCCTTCTTTCCCCCTGGTACGCGCAGCCCGATGCATGTCTCCGGCATCGGCAAGGCACTTCTGGCCCATTACCCGGAGCCGCGGATTTCCGCCATCGTGGCGGACAAGGGCTTGCCCGGCTTCACCGACTGCTCGATCACAAGCGAGGGCGATCTGAGGGAGGACCTGGCCCGCACCCGGGACCGCGGCTTTGCCATCGACGATCAGGAACGCGCCGACGGCATGCGCTGCATTGCTGCGCCGATCTTCAACGCCCATGGGGAACCGATTGCCGGTCTGTCAGTTTCCGGCCCGGCCTTCCGCGTCTCGTTGCAGCAAGCCGACGGCATCGGCGCAAAGGTGCGACATGCCGCCGACCGCGTGACCACCGCCATAGGCGGCGCGACGCCCATTTGA